A segment of the Crassostrea angulata isolate pt1a10 chromosome 10, ASM2561291v2, whole genome shotgun sequence genome:
tatgaaacagtataatatcatatgtaatattataaaaagttatatgatacgatatgatattgtatcaattttttttgatattttatgttatgatattgtatcatgatatctttatatatagtattgtatattatgatacagtattgtataatattatattgtataattaatttattattttatcacatgatactattacattatacatatattacatggcttcgagggcgacataccagaatatttgccccgaggtgacaggaaagccctggagtgttatgtcgcccgatgccgaaggcagagggcgacataacactccagggctttcctgtcactgaggggcaaatattctggtattgtcgcccgagaagacatgtaatatatgttatataacatttttaaacaaatcaaactcaggttttcatcatatttatttaatccACAAGAGTATTTAATGGCACATGCTCATATTTAgtcaatgtacaatgtacaacgTCAAGTAATACGCTGATGATTTGGTGATTCTTAATCAATAATAATGATAGTGTACATTGACACTGCTGTTGTTGATATGCATAATGGGGGCTGGCTGAATCTTTGCAGGGCGGTTTTCTTTTTCCTGATACAGGTTGAGGTTTGTTGTTCTTGTTTCATGTGTGACGAATGTTTCCAGAAGCCTTCGTTCCTGTGAATCTgtgatttcaagaaaatccatatCTGTTTGAAGATAACATTATCCCAATTTACATATaccacagaaaaataaaatatcgaaGATAAACGATTTGTGGTTCAGCTCTTTACCTTGAAAGTGGGATTCAGCTATATCGTCATCTTGCAGAAGTGACATGGTAGAAGAAGAGTTGCTACCTGTGCGTAAAGTGGCGGCGTTGTTTTCAGCtgttaaattgaaaatagttgCTTTATAAGAGAATTGTTGTGTCattaatgcattttataaaaaaaaattccttaatAAATAAACTCAATACAAGTATTAAAACTACATACCATGAATAGAATCTCCAGTTATTGCCTTTGAAATTGACATTGCCATGTCTAGCTTTTTCTTATCATCAACATGAGCTGAATAACTTCGGATACTACTTTCAGACTGATGGCCAGATATGGACATGATATGTCGAGCTTCGAATCCCGATCTGTCTAATTCTGTGATAGACGTTGCGCGCAGACAGTGGTTCGTATATATCTTTGAAAGTCCGGCTTTTTTGGAAAGATTCTTCATTTTGTCCCCAAGCGTATTTTTTCCGACAGCTATTTTATCATACTTCAGTTCATTTCCTTTACTTGGTCTCTGCCAAAGCACATCAAGATCTTGATTCAGCTTATTGATATAGGACAGAAACGATCCATAAGGACAAAGAATACTGTCTTTAAGTTC
Coding sequences within it:
- the LOC128167173 gene encoding uncharacterized protein LOC128167173 isoform X1, which produces MSGQRLRFVHLNSEELDSLIDEKNLANTTKVINSSVSVLKTFCNESGTNVMELYTTPKPELQEFLKSFYAGLRNSDGETYAKRSMISIRYGLQKHFLKKRKLDIVNDPDFKEANNVFLAMCTKIKKEGKGAVVHKDPISRPDLQKLYSSFDLKEAEGLQNKVFVDYMLYFCNRGRENLRELRISDFSTGTDAEGRRFVYMARDHATKNHRNDENQSQGGRMYELKDSILCPYGSFLSYINKLNQDLDVLWQRPSKGNELKYDKIAVGKNTLGDKMKNLSKKAGLSKIYTNHCLRATSITELDRSGFEARHIMSISGHQSESSIRSYSAHVDDKKKLDMAMSISKAITGDSIHAENNAATLRTGSNSSSTMSLLQDDDIAESHFQDMDFLEITDSQERRLLETFVTHETRTTNLNLYQEKENRPAKIQPAPIMHINNSSVNVHYHYY